A portion of the Mycobacteriales bacterium genome contains these proteins:
- the rnc gene encoding ribonuclease III has protein sequence MNGGSRTVPDPASLEGALGVQLQAELLGRALTHRSYAYENGGLPTNERLEFLGDSVLGLVITDALYNGHPDLPEGQLAKLRASVVNMRALADVARRLGPDGLGAYVRLGRGEEVTGGRDKASILADTLEALLGAVYVEHGLGVADEVIHKLFDPVLADAAQRGAGLDWKTSLQELTASLSLGVPEYGVSEEGPDHAKSFTAVARVGGESFGSGAGRSKKEAEQKAAEAAWTVLQDRTQ, from the coding sequence GTGAACGGCGGTTCGCGCACGGTTCCCGACCCGGCCTCGCTCGAGGGCGCGCTCGGCGTCCAGTTGCAGGCCGAGCTGCTGGGCCGTGCCCTGACGCACCGCTCCTACGCGTACGAGAACGGCGGCCTGCCGACCAACGAGCGGCTGGAGTTCCTCGGCGACTCCGTGCTCGGTCTGGTGATCACCGACGCGCTCTACAACGGCCACCCGGACCTGCCGGAGGGCCAGCTGGCGAAGCTGCGCGCCTCGGTGGTGAACATGCGGGCGCTGGCCGACGTGGCCCGGCGGCTGGGCCCCGACGGCCTGGGCGCGTACGTCCGGCTGGGCCGGGGCGAGGAGGTCACCGGCGGCCGGGACAAGGCCAGCATCCTGGCCGACACGCTGGAGGCCCTGCTCGGCGCGGTGTACGTCGAGCACGGGCTGGGCGTCGCCGACGAGGTCATACACAAGCTGTTCGACCCGGTGCTGGCGGACGCGGCCCAGCGCGGCGCCGGCCTGGACTGGAAGACCTCGCTGCAGGAGCTGACGGCGTCGCTCTCGCTCGGCGTCCCCGAGTACGGCGTGAGCGAGGAGGGCCCGGACCACGCCAAGTCGTTCACGGCGGTGGCCCGGGTCGGCGGCGAGTCGTTCGGCAGCGGTGCCGGCCGCAGCAAGAAGGAAGCCGAGCAGAAGGCGGCCGAGGCCGCGTGGACCGTCCTGCAGGACCGGACCCAGTAG
- the rpmF gene encoding 50S ribosomal protein L32 yields MAVPKRRMSRSNTRSRRSQWKTSAPTLVLCENRACRQPKLPHTVCKVCGTYDNKQVVAV; encoded by the coding sequence GTGGCAGTCCCGAAGCGCCGGATGTCCCGGAGCAACACCCGGTCCCGGCGGTCGCAGTGGAAGACCTCGGCCCCGACCCTGGTCCTCTGCGAGAACCGCGCCTGCCGCCAGCCCAAGCTGCCGCACACGGTCTGCAAGGTCTGCGGGACGTACGACAACAAGCAGGTCGTCGCGGTCTGA